From Brassica oleracea var. oleracea cultivar TO1000 chromosome C3, BOL, whole genome shotgun sequence, a single genomic window includes:
- the LOC106330563 gene encoding uncharacterized protein LOC106330563, with product MPHDDALVITLELASTIFSKVLVDTGSAVNVVSQKTLRSISQPTLVIDHETTHLNSFKGKSVRTLGIVPLTTKTYDVELETRFTVVDHFMPFDAIVGRPRLHQMKRSLRFTTNA from the coding sequence ATGCCCCACGACGATGCTCTAGTCATCACGTTGGAGCTTGCGAGTACCATCTTCTCGAAGGTCCTCGTCGACACCGGAAGCGCCGTCAACGTCGTTTCACAAAAGACACTGCGATCGATTAGCCAACCGACCCTAGTAATCGATCATGAAACAACTCACCTCAATAGTTTCAAAGGAAAGTCGGTCCGGACACTCGGGATCGTGCCACTAACCACCAAAACATACGACGTCGAACTGGAGACCCGGTTCACCGTAGTCGATCATTTCATGCCCTTCGACGCCATCGTAGGACGTCCCCGGCTACACCAGATGAAGCGATCCCTTCGGTTTACCACCAATGCTTGA